The DNA segment GCATACATCAGCGCAAATTCAGGCGCTGCTAACAAACCGAATTTATTCTGCACTCCCGTCGGCGTCAGTTCGTAGGCATGGATCACTCCCACCGCCGAGAGCCCGGCGGCAATCACCGTCCACCCTGCCGCCTTGAGAAAGTCCTTCTCCACGACAAAGACGAGCACTGCAGAGAGCACCATGGCACTCAGGAGAAACCCTTGGTTCAGCGCGATCACCCCATGAATGTAGAGATCGCCGCCGAACGTCGGCGCGATTTCGAAGAGCGTCTTTCCCGCTTTTCTAAGGCTGGTTTCCACCAACAACAGCGCCCAGGCGGCCAGTGAAGGGATCAACCCGAAGGCAACCGCAAGCGCGTGATGCCGTGGTGTCTCTTGGAATGCTTGTGCGGTGATGATGATGCCCACCCACAGCAGAATGCCCAGCGTCGCCTCCAGCGGCACCACTTTGAGCACTAGCGTGACACCGCCGAAGAGACACAGCAGGGTGATGACCACGCCATTCAGAATCGAGTAGCCGGCGCGCGCGCCCATCGCCTTCCACGCCGGATGACCGATGTAGATCGTCGTAGGAAAGGCGCTGCCAAGAAAAGCGGCAACAATCGTCCCAATGCCATTGGCAAGCAGTGATGGTTTGGTTTCGTAGCGATCTCCCGCAGCTTCGGCACTCTCCAAGTTTTGCAGTGAACCGACAACGTTGAACAGGCCCATGGGAAAGATGACCGCCAGGTATTTCCAGCCGGTGGCGCTAGTGAAGAGCGCAAACACATCGCCCGGCACGGGAATCGGAGGATGCAAAGCGAACGCATACGGTTCCGACGATGGCTCGAACGACGGCAAGCCCAATGCACGCAGCAGCCAAGCGATAGCGATGCCGGCACCCACCGCCAACATGCCGCCCGGCACGCCTAGGGGCATTTTTAATCCCGAGGCATAGCTCACCAGAATCATCATCATCGGCAGGATTGCCAGCAACGGGGCAGCAAAAATCTGGAAGATGAACCCCATCGAAATGAACGTAATCGCCACCCCGGCTAAAGCAGTGAGCAGCGCTGCCCGCGGCGTATGCCGTCGCACCCAATCGCCGACGAACGCCCCAGCGACTTCCATCACGCCACTGAGCAAACAGGCAAACAATCCGGCCTGCCACGCCAGCATCGGATTGTGGGTCTCCTGATACACTGGCCCCAT comes from the Deltaproteobacteria bacterium genome and includes:
- a CDS encoding NCS2 family permease, whose amino-acid sequence is MAIATNPTPHLQPPTPTAPPWFVRSDLDGFFGLFIDNLLQLMLIAVLCKVVSGLPSELITGRILPGAAISILIGNLFYAWQARQLMLKTGRDDVTALPFGINTPSLFAFILLIMGPVYQETHNPMLAWQAGLFACLLSGVMEVAGAFVGDWVRRHTPRAALLTALAGVAITFISMGFIFQIFAAPLLAILPMMMILVSYASGLKMPLGVPGGMLAVGAGIAIAWLLRALGLPSFEPSSEPYAFALHPPIPVPGDVFALFTSATGWKYLAVIFPMGLFNVVGSLQNLESAEAAGDRYETKPSLLANGIGTIVAAFLGSAFPTTIYIGHPAWKAMGARAGYSILNGVVITLLCLFGGVTLVLKVVPLEATLGILLWVGIIITAQAFQETPRHHALAVAFGLIPSLAAWALLLVETSLRKAGKTLFEIAPTFGGDLYIHGVIALNQGFLLSAMVLSAVLVFVVEKDFLKAAGWTVIAAGLSAVGVIHAYELTPTGVQNKFGLLAAPEFALMYALSAGFLVVLHLAGRRR